In Deltaproteobacteria bacterium, the following proteins share a genomic window:
- a CDS encoding ATPase has protein sequence MGYFLALTGMGLMIGLPGAGSAIGLAAGGSAVLGMMKKKPDAFGRGLVLSGLPATQGLYGFVAFIMYNGSVNSGITLFQGAVVFGAGIAVGLASIVSAIQQGKVCANGISAIGSGHDVFGNTMILAAFPEFYAILSLVAAILMMGLLGS, from the coding sequence ATGGGATATTTTCTTGCATTAACAGGAATGGGATTGATGATAGGTCTTCCCGGGGCAGGTTCGGCCATAGGACTTGCGGCCGGAGGTTCCGCCGTGCTCGGCATGATGAAGAAGAAACCTGACGCTTTTGGCCGGGGGCTTGTATTGTCGGGCCTGCCTGCAACACAGGGGCTCTATGGATTTGTTGCCTTCATTATGTATAACGGGAGTGTTAACTCGGGAATCACTCTTTTTCAGGGGGCCGTCGTTTTCGGCGCCGGTATTGCCGTGGGGCTTGCTTCCATCGTGTCAGCCATACAGCAGGGAAAGGTCTGTGCCAACGGCATTTCGGCTATCGGCAGTGGTCATGATGTTTTCGGCAACACCATGATCCTGGCCGCATTTCCCGAGTTCTATGCCATACTCTCTCTTGTTGCGGCCATACTTATGATGGGGCTTTTGGGCTCCTGA
- a CDS encoding phosphoribosylaminoimidazolesuccinocarboxamide synthase: MEKREKLYEGKAKIIHATDDPDLIIQYFKDDATAFNAEKKGTIASKGIMNNQISEVLFKYLAEKGIPTHFVERLNDREMLNKKLDIILVEVVARNIAAGSLAKRLGKEEGEVLPATVVEYYYKDDSLGDPLINMDHIRILGLATDDEMAKIREYAVKINGLLKKFFDERNIDLVDFKLEFGRHKGEILLGDEICPDTCRLWDKKTHEKMDKDRFRRDMGKIEEAYAEVCRRVCGESL, translated from the coding sequence ATGGAAAAAAGAGAAAAGCTGTACGAAGGTAAGGCCAAGATTATTCACGCAACCGATGATCCGGACCTTATCATTCAATATTTCAAGGATGATGCCACAGCTTTTAATGCTGAAAAGAAGGGAACCATTGCAAGCAAAGGGATAATGAACAATCAAATCTCGGAAGTACTTTTTAAATACCTGGCTGAAAAGGGTATTCCCACGCATTTTGTGGAACGGTTAAATGACAGGGAGATGCTTAACAAGAAGCTTGACATTATTCTCGTTGAAGTGGTTGCAAGAAATATTGCTGCCGGTTCACTGGCCAAAAGGCTGGGCAAGGAAGAAGGTGAAGTTCTTCCTGCAACGGTTGTGGAATACTATTACAAGGATGATTCCCTGGGAGACCCCCTGATCAATATGGACCATATCAGGATCCTCGGTCTGGCAACGGATGACGAGATGGCAAAAATAAGAGAATATGCAGTAAAGATTAATGGCCTTCTTAAAAAGTTTTTTGATGAAAGAAATATCGACCTTGTCGATTTTAAGCTGGAATTCGGCCGGCATAAAGGTGAAATTCTGCTTGGTGATGAGATATGCCCCGATACGTGCAGACTTTGGGATAAAAAGACCCATGAAAAGATGGATAAGGACAGGTTCAGAAGAGATATGGGTAAAATTGAAGAGGCCTATGCCGAGGTTTGCAGGAGGGTTTGCGGAGAATCGCTTTAA
- a CDS encoding helix-turn-helix domain-containing protein — MRAFKTSRHIGEKIKERRRDLGITQERLAEKLDVSYQQIQRYEKGSNTLNTEKLQMLANCLHVPVGFFFEEPPFLAGEEKPFYLPGEESQLLDLFRKIDEEDRKTILHIMKIAARGKS; from the coding sequence ATGAGAGCATTTAAAACATCCCGGCATATTGGAGAGAAAATCAAAGAACGTAGAAGGGACCTGGGTATAACCCAGGAAAGGCTGGCCGAGAAGCTCGATGTAAGTTATCAGCAAATCCAGCGCTATGAAAAAGGGTCAAACACACTTAATACGGAAAAGCTGCAAATGCTGGCAAATTGCCTCCATGTTCCGGTAGGATTTTTTTTTGAAGAGCCCCCCTTCCTTGCCGGAGAGGAAAAACCTTTCTACCTCCCCGGCGAGGAAAGTCAGTTACTTGACCTTTTCAGAAAAATAGATGAAGAGGACAGAAAGACTATCCTCCACATAATGAAAATAGCTGCAAGAGGGAAAAGTTAA
- a CDS encoding response regulator transcription factor, whose translation MGSLVKKAKLSGKKILIADDSTEVRDALSTALDSCGATVIEAKNGMEALSLAVEKKPDMIIMDINMPEMNGLDACRSLKSGEGTKNIPILLSSSDKFLMETATSKMSIADDYLSKPFSLRQLIDKAARIICPS comes from the coding sequence ATGGGTAGTTTAGTAAAAAAAGCAAAATTGTCAGGAAAAAAAATTCTCATAGCCGATGACTCGACGGAAGTAAGGGATGCGCTATCGACAGCGCTGGATAGTTGCGGCGCTACCGTCATAGAGGCAAAAAATGGCATGGAAGCGCTGTCTCTGGCCGTTGAAAAAAAACCGGACATGATTATTATGGATATAAACATGCCGGAAATGAATGGTCTCGATGCGTGCCGTTCGTTAAAATCAGGAGAGGGAACAAAAAACATCCCTATTTTACTGTCCTCTTCCGATAAATTTCTCATGGAAACGGCTACTTCAAAAATGTCTATTGCTGACGACTATTTGTCGAAACCCTTCAGCTTAAGACAGCTTATTGATAAAGCGGCCCGTATTATCTGCCCCTCATAA
- a CDS encoding tetratricopeptide repeat protein, giving the protein MKRRVLADLILYVMTVVMFLPLCAGAGEDPQTFYERGREAYNRFSDDHIKAAIIFFEKAIEGSPSFSPAYSALAEAYIQEYLRNPEASPGLLEKAAAAAEKALFTDARSASAHKAIASVYYAKGMVAEAIEELERAIDMVPDYARALLNLGACWLAMEDRERALGFFRDAVNADNDDLAKGIAYYNMASLEADEKRFDSSLEVYRKAAGLVPDYYNIHYGLGVVYMNLDRDGDAVESFREAVRLKADYIPGHMGLASAYHRLGNKPSAMKAYEAVLAVDPESEEAEKGLAALKGKKIGCLFIY; this is encoded by the coding sequence ATGAAGAGACGGGTTTTGGCAGACCTTATTTTATATGTGATGACGGTGGTCATGTTTCTGCCCCTATGTGCCGGCGCCGGGGAAGATCCTCAGACATTTTATGAGCGCGGGAGAGAGGCTTATAACCGTTTTAGCGATGACCATATCAAGGCAGCCATCATTTTTTTTGAAAAGGCAATAGAAGGTTCCCCCTCCTTTTCTCCCGCCTATTCGGCCCTGGCGGAAGCTTACATACAGGAATATCTCAGAAATCCTGAAGCGTCACCGGGGCTGCTTGAAAAAGCCGCTGCCGCCGCAGAAAAAGCCCTCTTTACCGATGCGCGTTCAGCGTCGGCTCACAAGGCCATTGCTTCCGTCTACTATGCAAAAGGAATGGTGGCGGAAGCGATAGAAGAACTTGAGAGGGCCATCGATATGGTTCCTGACTACGCAAGGGCTTTGCTCAATCTCGGTGCCTGCTGGCTTGCTATGGAAGACAGGGAGCGGGCCCTCGGTTTTTTCAGGGATGCCGTTAACGCCGATAATGACGATCTGGCCAAAGGGATTGCTTATTATAATATGGCCTCACTGGAGGCTGATGAGAAGCGCTTTGACAGTTCACTCGAAGTATACAGAAAGGCTGCCGGGCTTGTTCCCGATTATTACAATATTCATTATGGCCTTGGTGTTGTATATATGAATCTCGACAGGGACGGGGACGCGGTGGAATCTTTCAGAGAGGCGGTCCGTCTCAAAGCCGACTATATTCCGGGCCATATGGGTCTTGCCTCTGCATATCACCGTCTTGGTAATAAACCGTCAGCGATGAAGGCTTACGAAGCGGTTCTTGCTGTCGATCCTGAGTCGGAAGAGGCGGAGAAGGGGCTGGCAGCGCTTAAGGGAAAAAAAATTGGTTGCCTTTTTATTTATTGA
- a CDS encoding zinc dependent phospholipase C family protein, which translates to MPKELSHLIFSDRALNIIEKTCPEKGTILRTHYDLYLLGSIIPDTAFYDLPLFMKNKSISFLSHRVHTNRGGLDKVFLTRALEEGISGSDENFAFCCGLISHQWADSLFHPFIVYFTGNYFHPDLAERKRAQARHRFLEGLVDLKLMAHYFPQGEFSPASVTGRLKAMKPPPSCLSLFVRSVPAQDEKRRTEEMVLRLDKARLFQLRLLSLYGNNFFRQFILLVNRLSGNRFEDHAALLYGDKASLSLNILNEECHFKDPWSGQAMKGSITGLAKEVLHNLTGSIKTYGEARKYSRPFLPADLFVACGEDKGDEALEDCLDTGEMDKFLKRFLNLKG; encoded by the coding sequence ATGCCTAAAGAATTAAGTCACCTCATTTTTTCAGACCGTGCGCTAAATATTATTGAAAAAACATGCCCTGAAAAGGGGACTATCCTGCGGACCCATTATGATCTTTACCTTTTAGGCTCCATTATTCCCGATACGGCTTTTTATGATCTCCCTCTTTTTATGAAAAACAAAAGTATCTCTTTTTTGTCCCATAGAGTTCACACAAACCGGGGAGGACTGGATAAGGTTTTTTTGACGAGGGCGCTGGAAGAAGGAATCAGTGGAAGTGATGAGAACTTTGCTTTTTGTTGCGGCCTTATATCTCACCAGTGGGCTGATTCACTTTTTCATCCCTTTATTGTTTACTTTACGGGCAATTACTTTCACCCTGACCTTGCAGAAAGAAAGAGGGCTCAGGCGAGACACCGTTTTCTGGAAGGGCTTGTCGATTTAAAGTTAATGGCGCACTACTTTCCTCAGGGAGAATTTAGCCCTGCCTCTGTTACCGGGAGGCTGAAGGCGATGAAGCCGCCACCATCATGCCTTTCTTTGTTTGTAAGGTCCGTCCCTGCTCAAGATGAAAAAAGGCGCACAGAAGAGATGGTCCTTAGGCTCGATAAAGCCCGTTTATTCCAGCTAAGGCTTCTTTCGCTTTACGGAAATAACTTTTTCAGGCAATTTATCCTTCTCGTCAATAGATTGTCGGGAAATCGTTTTGAGGACCATGCAGCGCTTCTCTACGGGGATAAGGCCTCTCTTTCCCTGAATATATTAAATGAAGAATGTCACTTTAAAGATCCCTGGTCGGGGCAGGCGATGAAGGGATCCATTACCGGCCTTGCAAAAGAAGTTCTTCATAATCTGACAGGCTCAATTAAAACATACGGGGAAGCAAGAAAATATTCCCGGCCTTTTTTACCGGCTGATCTCTTTGTTGCCTGTGGTGAGGATAAGGGAGATGAAGCGCTGGAAGATTGCCTTGATACGGGAGAAATGGATAAGTTTCTAAAGCGGTTTTTGAACCTAAAAGGGTAG
- a CDS encoding glycerol-3-phosphate acyltransferase has product MAELVPVFLISYLIGSLSFAWLAGRLKGVDLRLEGSGTLGARNVKRVIGKGPAFAVLALDVLKGVAGVTAAVHISGHPSSPMVGWLGLVCGHGWSLFLKFRGGKGLASSLGALLLISPLTLALELLLGSFFFAFTKNVYAAAISMIAAMPAILYFTGAGAASILFSLPLSLLMLLLHRKNMKELIAVLRKGGS; this is encoded by the coding sequence ATGGCTGAGCTTGTGCCCGTATTCTTGATTTCATACCTCATCGGTTCCCTTTCCTTTGCCTGGCTGGCAGGAAGGCTAAAGGGTGTCGATCTTCGACTGGAGGGAAGCGGTACCCTTGGAGCGAGGAATGTAAAAAGAGTTATAGGTAAAGGGCCGGCCTTTGCCGTGCTTGCTCTCGATGTTTTGAAAGGGGTGGCCGGGGTGACTGCTGCCGTCCATATTTCCGGTCACCCTTCATCACCCATGGTGGGCTGGCTGGGTCTTGTTTGCGGCCATGGCTGGTCTCTTTTTTTGAAATTCAGGGGAGGAAAAGGGCTTGCCTCCAGCCTGGGGGCGCTCCTCTTGATATCACCGTTAACCCTTGCTCTGGAACTCCTGCTGGGGAGTTTTTTCTTTGCTTTTACAAAAAATGTCTATGCTGCGGCAATAAGCATGATTGCAGCCATGCCTGCCATTCTTTACTTTACCGGCGCCGGGGCTGCCTCCATTTTATTCTCCCTGCCACTGTCTTTGTTAATGCTTCTTTTGCACAGAAAGAATATGAAGGAACTTATCGCTGTCTTGAGGAAAGGGGGAAGTTAA
- a CDS encoding NAD(+)/NADH kinase, with product MKKIAIIIKRNKPEGLGLAKELIPWLKERGIEAVFDKEVIGPLGIKKGYSKTEIHEIADLIIVLGGDGTLLSIARLAGKRSIPILGVNLGSLGFLTEMTVDELFPILERILESKYDLEERMMLKASIYRQGEKITEYSALNDVVISKGSMARIIDLDTRIDDNFLTLYRVDGLIFSTPTGSTGYSLAAAGPIVHPTLKAIIIAPICPFTLNNRPIMIPDQSRISVTLKTENVDYLLTMDGQVAFALKEGDTIEIEKSENLTKLIKSPYRDYYEVLRTKLQWSGSR from the coding sequence ATGAAAAAAATAGCCATTATCATAAAAAGAAATAAGCCTGAAGGGCTCGGGCTGGCCAAAGAACTCATCCCCTGGCTAAAGGAGCGGGGCATTGAAGCCGTTTTTGACAAGGAAGTCATTGGACCTCTGGGAATAAAAAAAGGTTATTCCAAGACGGAAATTCACGAAATTGCCGATCTGATCATCGTCCTTGGTGGTGACGGAACGCTTCTTAGCATCGCCAGACTGGCCGGCAAGAGAAGCATCCCCATTCTGGGAGTCAACCTGGGCAGCCTCGGCTTTCTTACGGAGATGACCGTTGATGAGCTTTTTCCCATCCTCGAGAGAATTCTCGAAAGCAAGTACGACCTTGAAGAAAGAATGATGCTAAAAGCCTCCATCTATCGTCAGGGAGAAAAAATTACCGAATATTCCGCCTTGAACGACGTCGTTATCAGCAAGGGTTCTATGGCACGAATCATTGATCTCGATACGAGGATCGATGATAATTTTCTTACCCTTTACCGTGTCGACGGCCTTATTTTTTCCACGCCCACAGGATCGACAGGCTATTCGCTGGCAGCGGCAGGTCCCATTGTTCATCCTACGCTAAAAGCCATTATTATTGCCCCCATCTGCCCATTTACACTGAACAACCGCCCCATCATGATACCTGACCAGTCCAGAATAAGCGTAACGCTGAAAACGGAAAATGTCGATTATCTTCTTACCATGGACGGGCAGGTAGCCTTTGCCCTCAAGGAAGGTGACACCATAGAGATAGAAAAATCGGAAAACCTGACAAAGCTGATAAAATCACCTTACAGGGATTATTATGAAGTACTGAGAACCAAGCTCCAATGGAGCGGATCGAGGTAG
- a CDS encoding DUF2846 domain-containing protein, which produces MTTPESGLPVRDFSSLFPPLKAPMGRIFFFRHYILAGSLITPPVSLNGAYAGDSLPGEYFYIDTYKGKYHVEISEGYTLDLQLSAGEERFILMDLGGTGIFYDIIPKVANPEVARRQIIQIHEMKERVKEK; this is translated from the coding sequence ATGACGACTCCCGAATCCGGTCTTCCCGTGAGAGATTTTTCCAGCCTTTTCCCCCCCTTAAAGGCCCCAATGGGGCGCATTTTCTTTTTCCGTCACTACATCCTGGCCGGGTCTCTCATTACCCCCCCTGTCAGCCTAAACGGCGCATACGCAGGTGACTCACTGCCGGGAGAATACTTTTATATCGATACCTATAAAGGAAAATATCATGTGGAAATTTCCGAAGGGTATACACTTGACCTGCAACTGTCTGCCGGTGAAGAAAGGTTTATACTCATGGACCTTGGCGGCACCGGCATTTTTTATGACATCATACCTAAAGTGGCAAATCCTGAAGTTGCCCGGCGCCAGATTATTCAGATTCATGAGATGAAAGAACGGGTGAAGGAAAAATAG
- a CDS encoding response regulator has product MRILIVDDDEDTRILLASFLSKEGYENVISASSANEAFQALDIENRDPEKKAEADLILMDIIMPGTDGVEGCRQIKKNNLYKDVPIVMVTSRREDEYLVKAFAAGAVDYITKPFNKVELMVRVRSVIKLKEEMDKRKTRERELEKALSDIKVLSGLIPICSHCKKMRNDEGYWQHLEKFIAERSNANFTHGICNECLKKFYPDLADEE; this is encoded by the coding sequence ATGCGAATACTCATTGTAGATGATGATGAAGACACAAGGATTCTCCTTGCTTCCTTTCTGTCAAAAGAAGGGTACGAAAATGTTATATCAGCCAGTTCGGCAAATGAAGCTTTTCAGGCTCTGGACATTGAAAACCGGGACCCTGAAAAGAAAGCGGAAGCAGACCTCATTCTTATGGATATTATTATGCCGGGAACAGACGGCGTGGAAGGATGCCGGCAGATAAAGAAGAACAACCTGTATAAAGACGTTCCCATCGTAATGGTAACCTCCAGGAGAGAAGATGAATATCTTGTGAAGGCCTTTGCAGCAGGCGCTGTAGACTACATAACCAAGCCCTTTAACAAGGTCGAACTTATGGTAAGGGTAAGGTCGGTCATTAAATTAAAAGAAGAGATGGATAAGCGCAAAACCCGCGAAAGGGAACTTGAAAAGGCATTAAGTGATATCAAAGTGTTAAGTGGCCTTATACCCATCTGCTCACACTGCAAAAAAATGCGAAATGATGAAGGTTATTGGCAACATCTCGAGAAATTTATTGCAGAACGCTCCAATGCCAATTTTACGCACGGCATTTGCAATGAGTGTCTTAAGAAATTCTATCCTGATCTGGCCGATGAGGAGTAA
- a CDS encoding hybrid sensor histidine kinase/response regulator, with protein MEKEKIFVVEDSDMMREVIKSLINEKLGLDVVSAADFADARRVLNTCKSEIFLALLDFRLPDAPNGEIIDYVLSENIPVIVFTGQNSHDVREYIWSKRVVDYVEKGNVFSLDYVCQAITNLKRNSNIKVLVVDDSVVARNYLTGLLKIHDYTIFEASNGKEALEILGKEKDIKLVITDYSMAVMDGFQLTTEIRNKYSKDHLAVIGISGVGKHSISAKFLKCGANDYVNKPIINEELYYRVNNNLEQLERVRALEDLNNLKNEFLGIAAHDLRAPLSSIEGFCDLIESEEPNNLSDLQKQFISRILNASQRMLVLVNDLLDVSSIESGRMHLKLQVSSLPDLIEERIAIGEHMARKKDIKIHYHKKDALPTSFDDRLLTQVLDNLLSNAIKFSDRGKNIYVDFEIVNDTSRVSIRDEGPGISPEDQEKLFYNFNKLSTRPTAGEICTGLGLMIVKKIIDAHQGKVWIESKGDKGSTFIFSIPVGA; from the coding sequence ATGGAAAAAGAAAAAATTTTTGTTGTCGAAGATAGCGATATGATGAGGGAAGTGATTAAATCCCTTATCAATGAGAAGCTCGGTCTTGATGTGGTCAGTGCAGCTGATTTTGCCGATGCCAGACGGGTTCTTAATACATGCAAGTCTGAAATTTTTCTTGCCTTGCTTGATTTTCGTCTCCCTGATGCGCCCAACGGTGAAATCATCGATTATGTTTTATCGGAAAATATCCCCGTCATTGTCTTTACCGGCCAGAATAGTCACGATGTAAGAGAATATATCTGGAGCAAAAGGGTTGTGGACTATGTTGAAAAAGGGAATGTTTTCAGCCTCGATTATGTTTGTCAGGCCATAACAAATCTTAAACGCAACAGTAATATTAAAGTGCTTGTTGTTGATGATTCAGTCGTTGCCCGTAATTATTTGACAGGGCTTTTAAAGATACATGACTACACTATATTCGAGGCATCTAATGGTAAGGAAGCCCTTGAAATTCTCGGGAAAGAAAAAGATATTAAACTGGTTATAACCGATTACAGTATGGCTGTCATGGACGGCTTCCAGTTGACCACTGAAATACGAAATAAATATTCAAAAGACCACCTTGCCGTCATCGGTATATCGGGTGTGGGCAAGCACAGTATTTCAGCCAAGTTTCTCAAATGCGGCGCCAATGATTATGTTAATAAACCGATCATAAATGAGGAACTGTATTATCGGGTCAACAATAATCTTGAGCAGCTTGAACGTGTAAGGGCGCTGGAAGACCTCAATAATCTCAAGAATGAATTTCTGGGCATTGCCGCACACGATCTGAGGGCGCCCCTGTCATCAATAGAAGGTTTTTGCGACCTTATCGAGAGTGAGGAACCGAATAATTTAAGTGATTTGCAAAAACAGTTTATTTCACGGATTCTTAATGCCAGCCAGAGAATGCTTGTCCTTGTTAATGATTTGCTCGATGTCTCTTCCATCGAAAGCGGCAGAATGCATCTTAAACTGCAAGTATCGTCTCTTCCTGATCTCATTGAAGAGCGTATCGCCATAGGTGAGCATATGGCCAGGAAAAAAGATATAAAAATACACTATCATAAAAAAGATGCGCTTCCTACCTCATTTGATGACAGGCTGCTTACGCAGGTACTGGACAACCTTCTTTCCAATGCAATCAAGTTTTCCGACAGGGGAAAAAATATTTATGTCGATTTCGAAATTGTAAATGATACAAGCCGGGTTTCAATCAGGGATGAAGGTCCGGGAATATCCCCGGAGGACCAGGAAAAGCTCTTTTATAATTTTAATAAGTTGAGCACCAGGCCGACGGCAGGGGAGATTTGTACAGGCCTTGGCCTAATGATTGTAAAAAAAATTATTGATGCTCACCAGGGAAAGGTCTGGATTGAAAGCAAAGGGGACAAGGGGTCCACCTTTATTTTTTCGATTCCCGTCGGCGCCTGA
- a CDS encoding ABC transporter ATP-binding protein produces the protein MNTKAPLLSIKDITHNYQEGDKVRHVLKNLNLQVSRSESVALLGQSGSGKSTLLNLISGIDYPASGDISIDGISLTGLNEKERTLFRRKNIGFVYQFFNLIPTLTVEENLLLPLELNGIKGREAIEKGLVLLGRVGLEDRRGSFPDRLSGGEQQRLAIARALVHDPLLVLADEPTGNLDSERGKLILGLLDELVRASGKTMIIVTHSREVASTADRIVTMKDGAISHDKREGD, from the coding sequence ATGAATACAAAAGCCCCTCTTCTTTCCATAAAAGACATCACGCATAACTACCAGGAAGGCGACAAGGTTCGCCATGTTTTGAAGAATTTAAACCTGCAGGTTTCCCGTAGTGAATCGGTGGCGCTTCTCGGGCAGAGCGGGTCGGGTAAATCGACCCTTTTAAACCTCATCAGCGGTATCGATTATCCGGCATCCGGTGATATTTCTATTGATGGCATCAGCCTTACGGGACTTAATGAGAAGGAGCGCACCCTTTTTCGCCGGAAAAACATCGGCTTTGTCTACCAGTTTTTTAACCTTATTCCTACATTGACGGTGGAAGAAAACCTTTTATTGCCGCTGGAACTTAACGGCATAAAAGGGCGTGAAGCCATTGAGAAGGGACTTGTCCTTCTTGGCAGGGTGGGGCTTGAAGACCGCAGGGGGAGCTTTCCCGACAGGCTTTCCGGCGGGGAGCAGCAGCGTCTTGCCATTGCCAGGGCGCTTGTTCATGATCCGCTTCTTGTCCTTGCCGATGAGCCGACGGGCAACCTCGATTCGGAAAGAGGCAAACTTATCCTCGGCCTGCTCGATGAACTGGTGCGCGCCTCTGGCAAAACCATGATCATTGTTACTCATTCCCGGGAGGTCGCTTCCACGGCAGACCGGATCGTTACCATGAAGGATGGGGCTATCAGTCATGATAAGCGGGAGGGAGACTAG